A part of Pararoseomonas sp. SCSIO 73927 genomic DNA contains:
- a CDS encoding tripartite tricarboxylate transporter substrate binding protein, producing the protein MKRRHLLGASAATLGLPALVRAQSYPWRPERPVTLIVPWAAGGSTDQMARVAATELEEALGQRFVVVNQPGASGSIGTRNALQAAKDGYTWAAGAAVDLGCYRVTGLLDTGLDDWNLFFTVANVNTVSVNPASGFRDFGAFLQALQNRRDVAVATAGVSSAGRNMMESIRAAAPGVNYRHATYDGGNPAVLAAVANEVPAVAQLLVEMAEMIRGKRLVPLAVQSDRPITLQGYGEIPSIHRWLPNVPAPLNYFGLWAPKGTPEPVLQTMTMVWDGRFKESRRVQDYAEARAAVFTPLHGQAARDAAMVMVRQTAWLYFDGGSARVSPDTVGIPRL; encoded by the coding sequence ATGAAGCGTCGCCACCTTCTGGGGGCCTCGGCGGCCACCCTCGGCCTGCCCGCCCTCGTCCGCGCGCAGTCCTATCCCTGGCGCCCCGAGCGCCCGGTGACGCTGATCGTCCCCTGGGCCGCGGGCGGCTCCACCGATCAGATGGCGCGCGTCGCGGCGACGGAGCTGGAGGAGGCGCTCGGCCAGCGCTTCGTCGTGGTGAACCAGCCCGGCGCCTCCGGCTCCATCGGCACGCGCAACGCGCTGCAGGCCGCGAAGGATGGCTACACCTGGGCGGCCGGCGCGGCCGTGGACCTGGGTTGCTACCGCGTCACCGGCCTGCTCGACACCGGGCTGGACGACTGGAACCTGTTCTTCACGGTCGCCAACGTGAACACGGTGTCGGTGAACCCGGCCTCTGGCTTCCGTGACTTCGGTGCCTTCCTGCAGGCACTGCAGAACCGGCGGGACGTGGCGGTGGCGACGGCGGGCGTCTCCTCCGCCGGGCGCAACATGATGGAATCCATCCGGGCCGCGGCGCCCGGGGTGAACTACCGCCACGCCACCTATGACGGCGGCAATCCGGCCGTGCTGGCGGCGGTGGCCAACGAGGTGCCGGCGGTGGCCCAGCTCCTGGTCGAGATGGCGGAGATGATCCGCGGCAAGCGCCTGGTCCCGCTCGCGGTGCAGTCCGACCGGCCCATCACCCTCCAGGGCTACGGCGAGATCCCCTCCATCCACCGCTGGCTGCCGAACGTGCCGGCGCCGCTGAACTACTTCGGCCTCTGGGCGCCCAAAGGCACCCCCGAGCCGGTGCTGCAGACCATGACGATGGTGTGGGACGGGCGCTTCAAGGAGAGCCGGCGCGTGCAGGACTACGCGGAGGCCCGCGCCGCCGTCTTCACCCCGCTGCACGGGCAGGCGGCGCGGGACGCCGCCATGGTCATGGTGCGGCAGACGGCGTGGCTCTACTTCGACGGCGGCAGCGCCCGCGTCTCGCCGGATACGGTGGGCATCCCCCGGCTGTGA
- a CDS encoding sugar phosphate isomerase/epimerase family protein produces MRVALCNEVVRELPFERQCALAAALGYDGLEVAPFTLDAEAPQLLPAARRAELRRIAAEAGAPIVSLHWLLVAPAGLSICAEDPALLARTREVVERLVGLAADLGAGLMVHGSPAQRPVATADDARRAEETMALAGEWARAAGVTYLLEPLDAGQTTWARTVEEAAAIVRRAASPGLATMIDASAAGNGETETVPELIDRWLPTGLVRHIHLNDRNRRGPGQGGDRFAPVIAALRRHGYEGWCAVEPFDYAPDGPAAAARAIGYLRGLEEALS; encoded by the coding sequence ATGCGCGTCGCGCTGTGCAACGAGGTCGTGCGCGAGTTGCCCTTCGAGCGGCAGTGCGCGCTTGCCGCCGCCCTCGGCTATGACGGGCTGGAGGTCGCGCCCTTTACCCTCGACGCGGAGGCGCCGCAGCTGCTGCCCGCTGCGCGCCGCGCCGAGCTGCGGCGGATCGCGGCGGAGGCGGGCGCGCCGATCGTCTCCCTGCACTGGCTTCTGGTGGCGCCCGCCGGCCTGTCCATCTGCGCGGAGGACCCGGCGCTGCTGGCGCGCACGCGGGAGGTGGTGGAGCGGCTGGTCGGGCTCGCGGCCGATCTCGGCGCCGGGCTGATGGTGCACGGCTCCCCGGCGCAGCGGCCGGTGGCGACGGCGGATGACGCGCGGCGCGCCGAGGAGACGATGGCACTGGCCGGCGAATGGGCCCGCGCCGCCGGCGTGACCTATCTGCTGGAGCCGCTCGACGCCGGCCAGACCACATGGGCGCGCACGGTGGAGGAGGCGGCGGCGATCGTGCGGCGCGCGGCCTCGCCGGGACTCGCGACGATGATCGACGCCTCGGCGGCGGGGAACGGGGAGACGGAGACGGTGCCGGAGCTGATCGACCGCTGGCTGCCGACCGGGCTGGTCCGCCACATCCACCTGAACGACCGCAACCGCCGCGGGCCGGGCCAGGGCGGCGACCGCTTCGCGCCGGTGATCGCCGCGCTCCGCCGCCACGGCTACGAGGGCTGGTGCGCGGTGGAACCCTTCGACTACGCGCCGGATGGTCCCGCCGCGGCGGCGCGCGCCATCGGCTACCTGCGCGGCCTCGAGGAGGCGCTGTCGTGA
- a CDS encoding mandelate racemase — translation MTAPRFTLLDVERREWPFRLRLPFRFGVITVTHGRQAVLRARIRAEDGREAWGIAAETLAAKWFDKSPALSDDQNMDQLRRSLEIAGEASLAAGANTAFGHFADAWGPQEAACGAEGLNPLVAAYGRALLDRAMLDALLKLHGLSFFAGMRANIGGMAPHAVAADLGGFDFAGMLAATRPAATIQARHTVGLVDPITAADQAERVADGLPETLEEVAETYGHRFWKLKVGGNIAEDVDRLCRIAAVLDRGPGYRASLDGNEQYEDAEGAAALWRAMEAEPRLDALRAAILFVEQPVKRAKALSVPMTALAASRPVIVDESDGPMDAFVTARGQGYAGVSSKACKGVWRSLVNAARCRAWNAEAGEERFFMSAEDLTTLAGTCVQQDLALVALLGIGHVERNGHHFVAGFARRPAAEAARFAAAHPDLYETAPFPRLRIRDGAISIRSLDVPGLGCGVEPDLGTMEAMPQAEWPPA, via the coding sequence GTGACCGCGCCGCGCTTCACCCTCCTCGATGTGGAGCGGCGTGAGTGGCCTTTCCGGCTGCGCCTGCCCTTCCGCTTCGGCGTCATCACCGTCACGCACGGGCGCCAGGCGGTCCTGCGTGCGCGCATCCGCGCGGAGGACGGGCGCGAGGCCTGGGGGATCGCGGCGGAGACGCTGGCGGCGAAGTGGTTCGACAAGAGCCCGGCCCTCAGCGACGATCAGAACATGGACCAGCTCCGGCGCTCGCTGGAGATCGCGGGCGAGGCCTCGCTCGCGGCCGGGGCGAACACCGCCTTCGGGCATTTCGCCGATGCCTGGGGACCGCAGGAGGCGGCGTGCGGGGCGGAGGGGCTGAACCCGCTGGTGGCCGCCTACGGCCGCGCGCTGCTCGACCGCGCGATGCTGGACGCGCTGCTGAAGCTGCACGGCCTGTCCTTCTTCGCGGGCATGCGCGCGAATATCGGCGGCATGGCGCCGCACGCGGTGGCGGCGGATCTCGGCGGCTTCGACTTCGCGGGGATGCTCGCGGCGACGCGCCCCGCCGCGACGATCCAGGCCCGTCACACCGTGGGGCTGGTGGACCCGATCACCGCGGCCGACCAGGCGGAGCGCGTGGCGGACGGCCTGCCGGAGACGTTGGAGGAGGTAGCTGAGACCTACGGCCACCGCTTCTGGAAGCTGAAGGTGGGCGGGAACATCGCAGAGGACGTGGATCGGCTGTGCCGCATCGCCGCCGTGCTGGACCGCGGGCCGGGCTACCGCGCCTCGCTCGACGGCAACGAGCAGTACGAGGATGCCGAGGGCGCCGCCGCCCTGTGGCGCGCCATGGAGGCGGAGCCGCGCCTGGACGCGCTGCGCGCGGCGATCCTCTTCGTCGAGCAGCCGGTGAAGCGCGCGAAGGCCCTGTCCGTGCCCATGACCGCCCTGGCCGCCTCCCGCCCCGTGATCGTGGACGAGAGCGACGGGCCGATGGACGCCTTCGTCACCGCCCGTGGCCAGGGCTACGCGGGCGTCTCCAGCAAGGCGTGCAAGGGCGTCTGGCGTTCCCTGGTCAACGCGGCGCGCTGCCGCGCCTGGAACGCGGAGGCGGGGGAGGAGCGGTTCTTCATGTCGGCCGAGGACCTCACCACCCTGGCCGGGACCTGCGTGCAGCAGGACCTGGCGCTGGTGGCCCTGCTGGGCATCGGCCATGTGGAGCGGAACGGCCACCACTTCGTCGCGGGCTTCGCCAGGCGCCCGGCGGCGGAGGCGGCGCGCTTCGCGGCGGCACATCCCGACCTCTACGAGACGGCGCCCTTCCCCCGGCTTCGCATCCGGGACGGGGCGATTTCCATCCGGTCGCTGGACGTGCCGGGCCTGGGCTGCGGGGTGGAGCCTGACCTGGGTACGATGGAGGCGATGCCGCAGGCGGAGTGGCCGCCGGCGTGA
- a CDS encoding SDR family oxidoreductase, with translation MELSGKSIIVTGASSGIGAAAALLFAAEGADLVLGARRSAELETVTERVRRGGGRAVFLAGDVRDEAYAGALVELALRSFGRLDGAFNNAGIVGRMAPAAEMDPAAWTDVISTNLTGAFLAARAQIPVMARQRQGSIVFTSSFVGHSNGGLPGMGAYAASKAGLNGLVQSLASDHAAEGVRVNALLPGGTITPAGGEGDPSTLAFVAGLHPVKRMAEPGEIAQAALFLLSDRSAFMTGSPMIVDGGMSVRLL, from the coding sequence ATGGAACTGAGCGGCAAGTCGATCATCGTCACCGGGGCAAGCAGCGGGATCGGCGCCGCGGCGGCCCTGCTCTTCGCGGCGGAGGGAGCCGACCTCGTCCTCGGCGCGCGCCGATCCGCCGAGCTGGAGACCGTGACGGAGAGGGTCCGGCGCGGCGGCGGGAGGGCTGTCTTCCTCGCCGGCGACGTGCGGGATGAGGCCTATGCCGGCGCCCTCGTGGAGCTGGCCCTCCGCAGCTTCGGCCGGCTGGACGGCGCCTTCAACAACGCGGGGATCGTGGGGCGGATGGCGCCGGCCGCGGAGATGGATCCTGCCGCCTGGACCGACGTTATCTCGACCAACCTGACGGGCGCCTTCCTGGCGGCCAGGGCCCAGATCCCCGTGATGGCGAGGCAGCGGCAGGGCTCGATCGTCTTCACCTCCTCTTTCGTCGGCCACAGCAATGGCGGCCTGCCCGGGATGGGCGCCTATGCCGCGTCCAAGGCCGGTCTGAACGGGCTGGTGCAATCCCTGGCCTCCGATCACGCGGCGGAGGGCGTCCGCGTCAACGCACTCCTGCCGGGCGGCACCATCACGCCCGCCGGGGGCGAGGGCGATCCCTCCACGCTCGCCTTCGTCGCCGGGCTGCATCCCGTGAAGCGGATGGCGGAGCCGGGCGAGATCGCCCAGGCTGCCCTCTTCCTCCTCTCGGACCGATCGGCCTTCATGACGGGAAGCCCCATGATCGTGGACGGCGGCATGTCCGTCCGGCTGCTCTAG